A region from the Corynebacterium halotolerans YIM 70093 = DSM 44683 genome encodes:
- the hemB gene encoding porphobilinogen synthase: protein MSTPRNSHLPLPAPSRRPRRLRQNPAMRELVAETALRPADLILPMFYADGIAEPREIVSMPGVHQHTLDSLKRAAHDALDAGVRCVDLFGVPRDEDKDAEGTQAWNPDGVLNRGLAALREEFGDDLLVMADTCLDEFTDHGHCGVVRTDRHGNAVVDNDATLVLYQQMAVAQAEAGAHIVSPSGMMDGQVLAIRDALDEAGHQDVSIMAYSAKYASAFFGPFREAVGSSLQGDRRTYQQDPANLRESLLETELDIDEGADFVMVKPALPYLDVLRAVADLSPVPVAAYQVSGEYAMIQAAGRNGWVDLDAVMMESLVSIKRAGADQILTYFATDAARALSAR from the coding sequence GTGTCGACTCCCCGTAACTCCCATCTCCCGCTCCCGGCCCCGTCCCGCCGCCCCCGGCGGCTGCGCCAGAACCCGGCGATGCGCGAGCTCGTCGCCGAGACCGCGCTGCGCCCCGCGGATCTGATCCTGCCCATGTTCTACGCCGACGGTATCGCCGAGCCCCGCGAGATCGTCTCCATGCCGGGCGTCCACCAGCACACCCTCGACTCCCTGAAGCGCGCCGCCCACGACGCCCTCGACGCCGGGGTCCGCTGCGTGGACCTGTTCGGCGTCCCGCGGGACGAGGACAAGGACGCCGAGGGCACCCAGGCCTGGAACCCCGACGGTGTGCTCAACCGCGGCCTGGCCGCGCTCCGCGAGGAGTTCGGCGACGACCTGCTCGTCATGGCCGACACCTGCCTGGACGAGTTCACCGACCACGGCCACTGCGGCGTGGTGCGCACCGACCGTCACGGCAACGCGGTCGTCGACAATGACGCCACACTGGTGTTGTACCAGCAGATGGCCGTCGCCCAGGCGGAGGCCGGGGCGCACATCGTCTCCCCGTCCGGCATGATGGACGGCCAGGTGCTCGCCATCCGCGACGCCCTCGATGAGGCCGGCCACCAGGACGTGTCCATCATGGCCTACTCCGCCAAGTACGCCTCCGCCTTCTTCGGCCCCTTCCGTGAGGCCGTCGGCTCCTCCCTGCAGGGCGACCGCCGCACCTACCAGCAGGACCCGGCCAACCTGCGGGAGTCGCTGCTCGAGACCGAGCTCGACATCGACGAAGGCGCCGACTTCGTCATGGTCAAGCCCGCCCTGCCGTACCTCGACGTGCTGCGCGCCGTCGCTGACCTCTCGCCGGTGCCGGTCGCCGCCTACCAGGTCTCCGGCGAGTACGCGATGATCCAGGCCGCCGGCCGTAACGGCTGGGTCGACCTGGACGCCGTGATGATGGAGTCGCTGGTCTCCATCAAGCGCGCCGGCGCCGACCAGATCCTCACCTACTTCGCCACCGACGCCGCCAGGGCGCTCTCCGCCCGGTAG
- a CDS encoding heavy metal translocating P-type ATPase gives MAHDEEPAVRGLDDEVTSAITEARTAARAAGFNDSRADTTEEDPEAELTERPKVSYAFDLEGLHNAPEVVDIEASLEAVPGVRARIVYPSATAWVTAPDTVDPDALAGIIAGFGVTAVLTDSSLRRRALRPHLNETVNLRAERRRHPRYRGLPWKFRRHLADEARNLEKARRAGFLDAPAERARDVEQAGPRDVLFTARDLLTTRRLIVSALLSIPVLVLSYVQAWQFDGWQWLTLALSAPVVTWGAWPFHRALVGGIRRGLTALDAASAMAIISAVLWSLVMLLFTPAGELGWDSSPQWFAFNHVRISQGELFLDVACGMTVLLLAGRLLTMRNRAGLLEEMDARRPAPNHPVLISFRNRATGRTSTERIPLQEVNVGDDIIIEAGEVVPVDGRVVGGSCRITQGLIGTAGDAAAGVEEVKVNSFVYAGTETLDGRIKVRVVRTGHRTRMAAIHRWVTEAIRQQNRSALLSTRTAAVLIPVALGLAAVDFALWALIAGNFNAAFATALAVLACVAPVAIALSPALAIRHGIEASARNGILVRDGVTIRRLEMVDTVIFNRVGTLAEPVMSVETVTADRGENADLVLRVAGALALESDHPVSQALVRAAREARDAGAGGEEVPHWINVTHSEINDDGDFTGLIELPVVDSDGTVHNRQVEAVLWRPNNMSELRGRLAAAAVSGGTPLVVRWKGRDRGVITLHDTVKNDAEEAVGQLEGMGVETMMLSRDAYPVARRFADRLGIFRVLAGIEPGRKPRTVRAVHARGASVAMVGDASVMETLRVADVGILMGGAETRDRIGRAEQPDVDVIILRRDVSAIPQLITLSRRICRIIDRNIIFAWTYNGLAVLASVAGVLHPMAATVLMLGSSLFIEARSNSARVFPR, from the coding sequence ATGGCACACGACGAGGAACCGGCGGTCCGTGGGCTCGATGACGAGGTCACCTCGGCCATCACCGAGGCCCGCACCGCCGCGCGCGCCGCGGGATTCAACGACTCCCGCGCCGACACCACCGAGGAGGACCCTGAGGCCGAGCTGACCGAGCGGCCCAAGGTCTCCTACGCCTTCGACCTGGAGGGGCTGCACAACGCCCCCGAGGTCGTCGACATCGAGGCCTCCCTCGAGGCCGTGCCGGGCGTGCGCGCCCGCATCGTCTACCCCTCGGCCACCGCCTGGGTCACCGCCCCCGACACCGTGGATCCCGACGCCCTCGCCGGGATCATCGCCGGCTTCGGGGTCACCGCGGTGCTCACCGACTCATCCCTGCGACGCCGCGCCCTCCGTCCGCACCTGAACGAGACGGTGAATCTGCGCGCCGAGCGGCGCCGGCACCCGCGCTACCGCGGCCTGCCGTGGAAGTTCCGCCGCCACCTGGCGGACGAGGCCCGCAATCTGGAGAAGGCCCGGCGCGCCGGGTTCCTCGACGCCCCCGCCGAACGCGCCCGTGACGTCGAGCAGGCCGGGCCCCGGGATGTGCTCTTCACCGCCCGGGATCTGCTCACCACGCGCCGGTTGATCGTCAGCGCGCTGCTGAGCATCCCGGTGCTGGTGCTCTCCTACGTCCAGGCGTGGCAGTTCGACGGCTGGCAGTGGCTCACCCTCGCCCTGTCCGCCCCGGTGGTCACGTGGGGCGCGTGGCCGTTCCACCGCGCCCTGGTCGGCGGGATCCGCCGTGGCCTGACCGCCCTCGACGCCGCCAGTGCCATGGCGATCATCTCCGCGGTGCTGTGGTCGCTGGTGATGCTCCTGTTCACCCCGGCGGGGGAGCTCGGCTGGGACTCCAGTCCGCAGTGGTTCGCGTTCAACCACGTGCGGATCAGCCAGGGTGAACTCTTCCTCGACGTCGCCTGCGGCATGACGGTCCTGCTGCTCGCGGGCCGGCTGCTGACGATGCGCAACCGGGCGGGTCTGCTCGAGGAGATGGACGCCCGCCGCCCCGCGCCCAACCACCCGGTGCTCATCAGCTTCCGTAACCGGGCCACGGGCCGGACCTCTACGGAGCGCATTCCGCTGCAGGAGGTCAACGTCGGCGACGACATCATCATCGAGGCGGGCGAGGTCGTCCCCGTCGACGGCCGCGTCGTCGGCGGTTCCTGTCGGATCACGCAGGGGTTGATCGGCACCGCAGGGGATGCCGCGGCGGGCGTCGAGGAGGTCAAGGTCAATTCCTTCGTCTACGCGGGCACGGAGACCCTCGACGGTCGCATCAAGGTGCGGGTGGTGCGCACGGGCCACCGCACCCGCATGGCGGCCATCCACCGCTGGGTCACCGAGGCCATCCGGCAGCAGAACCGTTCAGCCCTGCTGTCGACGCGCACCGCGGCGGTCCTCATCCCGGTGGCCCTGGGGCTCGCGGCCGTCGATTTCGCCCTCTGGGCGCTGATCGCGGGCAACTTCAACGCCGCCTTCGCCACCGCCCTGGCGGTCCTGGCGTGCGTGGCGCCGGTGGCGATTGCGCTGTCCCCGGCGCTGGCCATCCGCCACGGCATCGAGGCCTCGGCGCGCAACGGTATTCTCGTCCGCGACGGGGTGACGATCCGCCGCCTCGAGATGGTCGACACCGTGATCTTCAACCGGGTGGGTACCCTGGCGGAGCCGGTCATGTCCGTCGAGACCGTCACCGCCGACCGCGGGGAGAACGCCGACCTGGTGCTGCGTGTCGCCGGTGCCCTGGCCCTGGAGTCGGACCACCCGGTCTCCCAGGCACTGGTGCGCGCCGCCCGGGAGGCCCGCGACGCCGGTGCCGGGGGCGAGGAGGTGCCGCACTGGATCAACGTCACCCACTCCGAGATCAACGACGACGGCGACTTCACCGGCCTGATCGAGCTGCCGGTGGTGGACAGCGACGGCACCGTCCACAACCGGCAGGTCGAGGCGGTGCTGTGGCGGCCGAACAACATGTCGGAGCTGCGGGGGCGGCTGGCCGCGGCCGCGGTGTCCGGGGGAACCCCGCTGGTGGTCCGTTGGAAGGGCCGCGACCGCGGGGTGATCACCCTGCACGACACCGTCAAAAACGACGCGGAGGAGGCGGTCGGGCAGCTGGAGGGCATGGGCGTGGAGACGATGATGCTCTCCCGCGACGCCTACCCCGTGGCCCGGCGCTTCGCCGACCGGCTCGGCATCTTCCGCGTCCTCGCCGGTATCGAGCCCGGCCGCAAGCCGCGGACGGTGCGCGCGGTCCACGCCCGCGGCGCGTCGGTGGCGATGGTCGGTGACGCCTCGGTCATGGAGACCCTGCGGGTCGCGGACGTCGGCATCCTCATGGGCGGCGCGGAGACCCGCGACCGCATCGGTCGGGCCGAGCAGCCGGACGTCGACGTGATCATCCTGCGCCGGGACGTCTCCGCCATCCCGCAGCTGATCACGCTCAGCCGCCGGATCTGCCGCATCATCGACCGCAACATCATCTTCGCCTGGACCTACAACGGGCTGGCGGTGCTCGCCTCCGTGGCCGGCGTGCTGCACCCGATGGCGGCCACGGTGCTGATGCTGGGTTCCTCGTTGTTCATCGAGGCCCGCTCCAACAGTGCGCGGGTGTTCCCGCGGTAG
- a CDS encoding AbrB/MazE/SpoVT family DNA-binding domain-containing protein, with product MNPEALPPAPGKFAATVKVGEKGQIVIPKGARDLFDIKPGDTLLLLADVEQGIGIVRQDLFDRFVSEAMPTPPTKADPPQDAGEGGDGP from the coding sequence GTGAATCCGGAAGCTCTACCGCCCGCCCCGGGCAAGTTCGCCGCCACCGTCAAGGTCGGTGAGAAGGGGCAGATCGTGATCCCCAAGGGGGCGAGGGACCTGTTCGATATCAAACCCGGCGACACGCTTCTGTTGCTGGCTGACGTCGAGCAGGGGATCGGCATTGTCCGGCAGGATCTGTTCGACCGCTTCGTCTCCGAGGCGATGCCCACCCCGCCGACGAAGGCCGATCCCCCGCAGGACGCCGGGGAGGGTGGTGACGGGCCGTGA
- a CDS encoding ABC transporter ATP-binding protein — MNVVVCENVMRRFGEVTAVDDVSLSISEGEIFGLVGPNGAGKTTLLNCIEGLDEPTSGSISVLDRHPVKDGHELTRRIGVQLQSASLPPHITVSEAMRLFSALYDDPVPWEDLLRTLGIADRKNARVARLSGGERQRVFIALALLHQPELVFFDELTTALDPQARRAMWDVVETIREQGTTVVLTTHYMEEAERLCDRVGIVDQGKMIALDTVPALIRDHAGDSRARLHLAEKPPEGIDLDLGLIESVTVSRVDGEHLVVQGYGGFLQDVLAVLTTRGLRLTDLRATSPGLEDVFLNLTGREMRVKGES; from the coding sequence GTGAACGTTGTCGTGTGTGAAAACGTGATGAGACGGTTCGGCGAGGTCACTGCGGTCGACGACGTCTCCCTCAGCATTTCGGAAGGGGAGATCTTCGGCCTCGTCGGACCCAACGGCGCGGGCAAGACCACCCTGCTCAACTGCATCGAGGGGCTCGACGAACCGACCTCCGGAAGCATCAGCGTGCTTGATCGCCACCCCGTGAAGGACGGTCATGAGCTGACCCGGCGGATCGGCGTGCAGCTGCAGAGCGCCTCTCTGCCTCCCCACATCACGGTTTCCGAGGCCATGCGTCTGTTCTCCGCGCTCTACGATGATCCTGTTCCCTGGGAGGACCTCCTGCGGACGCTGGGCATCGCGGACAGGAAAAACGCCCGGGTCGCCCGGCTCTCGGGAGGGGAACGGCAACGGGTCTTCATCGCCCTGGCCCTTCTGCATCAGCCTGAGCTGGTCTTCTTCGACGAGTTGACCACCGCGCTGGACCCTCAGGCCCGGAGGGCGATGTGGGATGTGGTGGAGACCATCCGGGAGCAGGGGACCACGGTCGTCCTGACCACCCACTACATGGAGGAGGCCGAGCGCCTGTGCGACCGTGTGGGCATCGTCGACCAGGGGAAGATGATCGCCCTCGACACCGTTCCCGCGCTCATCCGCGACCACGCCGGAGACTCGAGAGCGCGCCTGCATCTCGCGGAGAAACCACCGGAGGGCATTGACCTCGACCTCGGACTCATCGAGTCGGTGACGGTCTCGCGGGTGGATGGCGAACACCTCGTGGTGCAGGGATACGGCGGGTTTCTCCAAGACGTCCTGGCCGTACTGACCACACGCGGCCTCCGGCTGACCGATCTGCGTGCCACCTCCCCCGGGCTGGAGGATGTGTTCCTGAACCTGACGGGCCGGGAGATGCGGGTGAAGGGGGAATCATGA
- a CDS encoding ABC transporter permease, with amino-acid sequence MTTYATLTSTLFRTRLREPVGLFFSFIFAPSLVLILGLIFGNEPNPNFGGLGYIDATLPAFASVVVTLTGVLILPVNQLILRESGALRRLRLTPLRPAVFLAADLTVNFVVGLIGIAAALAVGILIFGVTLQGSTIGVLLAAALGLVAFLSLGYALSGLYPSSGAATGVGNVLMILLMLTSGAFVPLAVMPEGVRTVMEFSPVRYFVRLIEGLWLGGAWSELLVPAAVLVGMTVVFGLLGTLLFRWDDV; translated from the coding sequence ATGACCACCTACGCGACACTGACCTCGACGCTGTTCCGCACCCGGTTGCGCGAGCCGGTGGGGCTGTTCTTCTCGTTCATCTTCGCCCCGTCCCTCGTGCTCATCCTGGGCCTGATCTTCGGCAACGAGCCGAACCCCAACTTCGGCGGGCTCGGCTACATCGACGCCACCCTCCCCGCGTTCGCTTCCGTGGTCGTCACCCTCACCGGCGTGCTCATCCTGCCGGTGAACCAACTGATCCTGCGGGAGAGCGGGGCGCTGCGCCGGCTCCGTCTCACCCCGCTCAGGCCGGCGGTCTTCCTCGCGGCTGATCTCACCGTGAACTTCGTCGTCGGGCTGATCGGCATCGCAGCGGCCCTGGCGGTGGGGATCCTGATCTTCGGCGTGACGCTGCAGGGCAGCACCATCGGAGTGCTGTTGGCGGCGGCCCTGGGCCTGGTCGCCTTCCTCTCCCTGGGGTACGCCCTCTCCGGGCTCTACCCGTCCTCTGGGGCGGCCACCGGTGTCGGAAACGTGCTGATGATCCTCCTGATGCTCACCTCCGGGGCCTTCGTTCCGCTCGCCGTGATGCCTGAAGGGGTGCGCACGGTCATGGAGTTCTCTCCCGTCCGGTACTTCGTGCGGCTCATCGAGGGTCTCTGGTTGGGAGGGGCCTGGTCGGAACTGCTGGTGCCCGCCGCAGTCCTCGTCGGAATGACGGTGGTGTTCGGGCTGCTCGGCACGCTGTTGTTCCGCTGGGACGACGTCTAG
- the hemE gene encoding uroporphyrinogen decarboxylase: protein MTRRTLSDAPLLDAAAGRTPDRTPVWFMRQAGRSLPEYRKVREGISMLDSCFMPELLAEITMQPVRRHDVDAAILFSDIVVPLKAAGVGVEIVPGRGPVMDRAIRTRADIDALPILDHEVDEVAEGIRLILGELTDRQALIGFVGAPFTLASYLVEGGPSKNHQTTKAMMHAEPETWHALMERLVPTIITFLRTQIDAGIDAMQLFDSWAGFLTEADYREFVLPYSIRILQEINGVGIPRIHFGVGTGELLGAMSEAGSEVMGVDWRVPLDRAAERIHAASGPKVLQGNLDPAMLFAGRDAVTREVARIKAEAARAIDNGDATGHIFNLGHGVLPDTPAEAITEAVAIIHGED, encoded by the coding sequence ATGACTCGCCGTACGCTTTCCGACGCCCCGCTCCTCGACGCCGCAGCCGGCCGCACCCCGGACCGCACTCCCGTGTGGTTCATGCGCCAGGCCGGCCGCTCCCTGCCCGAGTACCGCAAGGTCCGCGAGGGCATCTCCATGCTGGATTCCTGCTTCATGCCGGAGCTGCTCGCCGAGATCACGATGCAGCCGGTGCGCCGCCACGACGTGGACGCCGCGATCCTGTTCTCCGACATCGTCGTCCCGCTCAAGGCCGCAGGCGTGGGGGTGGAGATCGTCCCCGGCCGCGGTCCCGTGATGGACCGGGCGATCCGGACCCGCGCGGACATCGATGCCCTGCCAATCCTGGACCACGAGGTCGACGAGGTGGCCGAGGGCATCCGCCTCATCCTCGGTGAGCTCACCGACCGCCAGGCCCTGATCGGTTTCGTGGGCGCGCCGTTCACCCTGGCCAGCTACCTCGTCGAGGGCGGCCCCAGCAAGAACCACCAGACCACCAAGGCGATGATGCACGCCGAGCCGGAGACCTGGCACGCGCTGATGGAGCGCCTGGTGCCCACCATCATCACCTTCCTGAGGACCCAGATCGACGCGGGCATCGACGCCATGCAGCTCTTCGACTCCTGGGCCGGCTTCCTCACCGAGGCCGACTACCGCGAGTTCGTCCTGCCGTACTCCATCCGGATTCTGCAGGAGATCAACGGCGTTGGTATCCCGCGCATCCACTTCGGTGTGGGCACCGGCGAGCTGCTCGGCGCCATGAGCGAGGCCGGATCCGAGGTCATGGGCGTGGACTGGCGCGTGCCGCTGGATCGCGCCGCCGAGCGCATTCACGCGGCCAGCGGGCCGAAGGTGCTGCAGGGCAACCTGGACCCGGCGATGCTGTTCGCCGGCCGCGACGCCGTCACCCGCGAGGTCGCCCGCATCAAGGCCGAGGCCGCCCGCGCGATCGATAACGGCGACGCCACCGGCCACATCTTCAACCTCGGCCACGGCGTGCTGCCGGACACCCCGGCCGAGGCCATCACCGAGGCCGTCGCGATCATCCACGGGGAGGACTAG